One part of the Anaeromyxobacter sp. Fw109-5 genome encodes these proteins:
- a CDS encoding ATP-binding protein, protein MPTGHGADLAGPALRRAGLNVVAVPDATTLATEIGRGAATAVIESECLSQDALTGLSGALALQEPWSDLPIILLCRDGLRLPAASPAPDALDALGNVTLVERPAQVLTLVGAVKSAERTRRRQYAARDLMRQLGRAVDARDEFLAMLGHELRNPLGAILLALPLFRSSDDERPRGIIDRQARRLARLVDDLLEVSRVTRGQITLRREVVDLNELVGEAVAGLAEAARLQGLDLAVSLWREPVPIHADPVRVEQIVANLLANALKYTPSGGRVTVLVARRNEKASIRVSDDGIGIPADMIARIFEPFTQAATTIDRAQGGLGLGLALVKRLVDQHGGTVEARSPGPGQGSEFEVSLPIAAVAESRERTPSRHEPRGGKLRVLVVEDNEDNRDALRLLVEHLGHEVDAVEDGLRGVSRALSDHPDVMLVDIGLPGLDGYEVARRVRTALGQGVKLVAVTGYGQPEDRRRAIAAGFDQHLTKPVDYDTLFRLFKPGACLSPLDAAAG, encoded by the coding sequence ATGCCCACCGGCCACGGCGCCGACCTCGCCGGTCCGGCGCTCCGCCGCGCCGGCCTGAACGTCGTCGCCGTCCCGGACGCGACCACGCTCGCGACCGAGATCGGGCGCGGGGCGGCGACCGCCGTGATCGAGTCCGAGTGCCTCTCGCAGGACGCGCTCACCGGCCTCTCGGGCGCCCTCGCGCTGCAGGAGCCCTGGTCGGACCTGCCGATCATCCTGCTCTGCCGGGACGGCCTGCGCCTCCCGGCCGCCTCCCCCGCGCCGGATGCGCTCGACGCGCTGGGGAACGTGACGCTCGTGGAGCGGCCCGCCCAGGTGCTCACCCTGGTCGGCGCCGTGAAGAGCGCGGAGCGCACGCGCCGGCGCCAGTACGCCGCGCGCGACCTCATGCGTCAGCTCGGACGGGCGGTGGACGCGCGCGACGAGTTCCTCGCGATGCTGGGCCACGAGCTGCGCAACCCGCTCGGCGCCATCCTCCTCGCCCTGCCCCTCTTCCGCTCCTCCGACGACGAGCGCCCGCGCGGGATCATCGACCGCCAGGCGCGCCGCCTCGCGCGGCTGGTCGACGATCTCCTGGAGGTCTCGCGCGTCACGCGCGGGCAGATCACCCTCCGGCGCGAGGTCGTGGACCTGAACGAGCTCGTCGGCGAGGCGGTGGCGGGGCTCGCGGAGGCCGCCCGGCTGCAGGGGCTGGACCTCGCCGTGTCGCTCTGGCGCGAGCCGGTCCCCATCCACGCCGACCCCGTCCGCGTCGAGCAGATCGTCGCGAACCTCCTCGCGAACGCCCTCAAGTACACCCCGTCCGGCGGCCGGGTGACCGTGCTCGTCGCGCGGCGCAACGAGAAGGCCTCGATCCGCGTCAGCGACGACGGCATCGGCATCCCCGCCGACATGATCGCGCGCATCTTCGAGCCGTTCACGCAGGCCGCGACCACCATCGACCGCGCCCAGGGCGGCCTCGGGCTCGGGCTGGCGCTCGTGAAGCGGCTCGTGGACCAGCACGGCGGCACCGTCGAGGCACGCAGTCCGGGACCCGGCCAGGGCAGCGAGTTCGAGGTGTCCCTCCCCATCGCCGCGGTGGCGGAGAGCCGCGAGCGGACCCCGTCGCGGCACGAGCCGCGCGGCGGGAAGCTGCGAGTCCTCGTCGTCGAGGACAACGAGGACAACCGCGACGCGTTGCGGCTCCTCGTGGAGCACCTCGGCCACGAGGTGGACGCCGTGGAGGACGGCCTGCGCGGCGTCTCGCGCGCCCTCTCCGACCACCCCGACGTGATGCTCGTGGACATCGGCCTGCCCGGCCTCGACGGCTACGAGGTCGCGCGCCGCGTGCGGACCGCCCTCGGCCAGGGAGTGAAGCTCGTGGCGGTCACCGGCTACGGCCAGCCCGAGGACCGCCGCCGCGCCATCGCGGCCGGCTTCGACCAGCACCTCACGAAGCCGGTCGACTACGACACGCTGTTCCGCCTGTTCAAGCCCGGCGCGTGCCTGTCGCCCCTCGACGCCGCCGCGGGCTAG
- a CDS encoding CPBP family intramembrane glutamic endopeptidase has translation MPSCAGVDASPEAAEPTPAPPAPKSALAFFAVLLALFLPGLLAQAIHVFVGLVWSELFVFLLPALVLATGSNLKAVPYLRLGRVRPAPLVLGALAGAAGTLLAMGVMAGAQRLMPRSWIETFDVAKLFDRSLAERVVLAVVATLVAPVCEEIAFRGYLQTTLLSRRRPAAALAASTLLFAVIHLDPVRFPALLVLGGVFGWLAWRSGSIWPAVAAHAVNNGIVSLFALAAPRAAREVEQPPVVAIVGALLLGAAALAPLLTAFRTVSEGPIPPEAAIVRREPSDPSTRFRLSRVPARLHLAMLAGALLLLALFLAVRMGALPGPGR, from the coding sequence GTGCCATCCTGCGCGGGCGTGGATGCCAGCCCCGAGGCCGCCGAGCCGACCCCCGCGCCCCCGGCGCCCAAGAGCGCGCTCGCGTTCTTCGCGGTGCTGCTCGCGCTCTTCCTGCCGGGGCTGCTCGCGCAGGCGATCCACGTCTTCGTGGGGCTCGTCTGGTCGGAGCTGTTCGTCTTCCTGCTGCCCGCGCTGGTGCTCGCCACCGGCTCGAACCTGAAGGCGGTGCCCTACCTGCGCCTCGGCCGCGTGCGGCCGGCGCCGCTCGTGCTCGGCGCGCTCGCCGGCGCCGCCGGGACCCTGCTCGCGATGGGGGTGATGGCCGGCGCGCAGCGGCTCATGCCGCGCTCCTGGATCGAGACCTTCGACGTGGCGAAGCTCTTCGACCGCTCGCTCGCCGAGCGCGTGGTGCTCGCCGTCGTCGCGACGCTCGTCGCGCCCGTCTGCGAGGAGATCGCCTTCCGCGGCTATCTCCAGACGACCCTGCTCTCGCGCCGGCGGCCCGCCGCGGCGCTCGCCGCGTCCACGCTGCTCTTCGCGGTCATCCACCTCGACCCCGTGAGGTTCCCGGCGCTGCTGGTGCTCGGCGGGGTGTTCGGTTGGCTCGCCTGGCGCTCGGGCTCCATCTGGCCGGCGGTCGCGGCGCACGCCGTGAACAACGGCATCGTCTCGCTGTTCGCCCTCGCGGCCCCGCGCGCGGCGCGCGAGGTGGAGCAGCCGCCGGTCGTCGCGATCGTCGGCGCGCTGCTGCTCGGCGCGGCGGCCCTCGCCCCGCTCCTGACCGCCTTCCGGACCGTCAGCGAGGGGCCCATCCCGCCCGAGGCGGCGATCGTGCGGCGCGAACCTTCGGACCCCTCGACCCGCTTCCGGCTGAGCCGCGTGCCCGCGAGGCTCCATCTCGCGATGCTCGCGGGGGCGCTGCTCCTGCTCGCGCTGTTCCTCGCGGTCCGGATGGGGGCGCTGCCCGGGCCCGGGCGCTGA
- a CDS encoding class I SAM-dependent rRNA methyltransferase: MRAAGSVVRGEAELELRKDLARHLRAGHPWVFRKAVDRAPKGLPPGAIVDVTEEGRFVARGYYDPHSAISVRILTREPAEAIDAAYWRRRVARAVALRRELVHGTTGYRLVHGESDGLPGVVADRYDRFAVLKLYSAGLTPHRGAIVEALRAEAEGLAGVYGRDEIPRDDLDDAEAGAPQGRVLWGAEPPERIAYDEHGMQVLVDVRRGQKTGHFLDQRENRRRVRALAAGRPEVLNLFGYTGGFSVAAALGGARHVVTVDVDRDAIALARENFRANGLDPADHAFASEDAFELLARYKREGRRFDLVVCDPPAFAKSQKAVDAALAGYASLNRAALAVVAPGGLLVTASCSARVSAEQFTDAVKEAAYKAKVELQLVEETRQPADHPVALQFREGRYLKCLVLRRVG; this comes from the coding sequence ATGAGGGCAGCGGGGAGCGTCGTGCGCGGCGAGGCGGAGCTCGAGCTGCGGAAGGACCTGGCGCGCCACCTCCGCGCCGGGCACCCGTGGGTGTTCCGCAAGGCGGTGGACCGGGCGCCGAAGGGGCTCCCCCCAGGCGCCATCGTGGACGTGACGGAGGAGGGACGGTTCGTGGCGCGCGGGTACTACGATCCGCACTCCGCGATCTCGGTGCGGATCCTGACGCGCGAGCCGGCGGAGGCGATCGACGCCGCGTACTGGCGACGCCGGGTGGCCCGCGCCGTCGCGCTCCGGCGCGAGCTCGTCCACGGCACGACGGGCTACCGGCTCGTCCACGGGGAGTCGGACGGGCTGCCCGGCGTGGTCGCCGATCGCTACGACCGCTTCGCCGTGCTGAAGCTGTACTCGGCGGGGCTCACCCCCCACCGCGGCGCGATCGTCGAGGCGCTCCGCGCCGAGGCGGAGGGGCTCGCCGGCGTCTACGGGCGCGACGAGATCCCGCGCGACGACCTCGACGACGCCGAGGCGGGCGCGCCGCAGGGGCGGGTCCTGTGGGGCGCCGAGCCCCCGGAGCGGATCGCCTACGACGAGCACGGGATGCAGGTCCTGGTCGACGTGCGGCGCGGCCAGAAGACGGGCCACTTCCTCGACCAGCGCGAGAACCGCCGCCGCGTGCGGGCGCTCGCCGCGGGCCGGCCGGAGGTGCTGAACCTGTTCGGCTACACCGGCGGCTTCTCCGTGGCGGCGGCGCTCGGGGGCGCGCGCCACGTGGTGACGGTGGACGTGGATCGCGACGCCATCGCGCTCGCGCGCGAGAACTTCCGCGCGAACGGCCTCGACCCCGCCGACCACGCGTTCGCCTCCGAGGACGCCTTCGAGCTCCTCGCGCGCTACAAGCGCGAGGGGCGCCGGTTCGACCTCGTGGTCTGCGATCCCCCCGCGTTCGCCAAGTCGCAGAAGGCGGTGGACGCGGCGCTCGCCGGCTACGCCTCCCTGAACCGCGCCGCGCTCGCCGTGGTCGCCCCCGGCGGCCTGCTCGTCACCGCGAGCTGCTCCGCCCGCGTCTCCGCCGAGCAGTTCACGGACGCGGTGAAGGAGGCGGCGTACAAGGCGAAGGTGGAGCTGCAGCTCGTCGAGGAGACGAGGCAGCCGGCGGATCACCCGGTGGCGCTGCAGTTCCGGGAGGGGAGGTACCTCAAGTGCCTCGTCCTCCGGCGGGTGGGGTAG
- a CDS encoding ATP-binding protein — MGDLGVPAAIVGAYLAALFGVAAWAERPAGRRLAATPLVYALSMGVYATTWTFYGSVGFAAENGVLFLTVYLGPTLCAIAWWWTVRKLIRIKAEYRVTGLPDLLALRYERSHRVSLLATGLLVVGLVPYLALQLKTLSATLGLVAGGTGALAYPRVGDRVGPPLVALLVLFTVLFGLRRVRPTERHPGLMVALAAESAVKLVAFIAAGLYVTYGRYDGLTDVFQRAAAAPAPLVPDLLGGQGVVTWLLHLLVAGVAVVLLPRQFHVAVVEASDERHLRTAMWLFPAYLLAMNVFVLPIALGGLLLGLPVAQADSFVLSLPLEEGRNALSWLVFLGGFSAGTGMIIVETTALATMISNDVVVPAADRFRPLAGLGRHLRPVRWVSAAAILAAAFAYERAFGAQYSLASIGFVSFVAVLQLAPAVVGVLFWPGASRTGAVAGMSLGIAAWVYTLVVPVLARSGWLPESILTLGPFGIEPLRPEGLLDVHLDAVSHAVLWTLVLNGGAFAVGSLLFPPSSEELARAERIVGLRAPPLARDADESPRVARVEDKRAAAAALLARYHGEEDGARLAEECLARAGAPREGGLSAIQLAQLQAEVETTLAAAIGSAGAHAALRRNPLVLPEESRAISAAYAEILTSLQVSPAELERKREYHRERERLLLHEAEAQRLLAEISGRLGASLALEDVARAAVRLPVPQLAQAAVLWLAPAGGRPGRAWVAHPDPEREGAAREAAERAAAHLEEVTSVSRALATGRPVVRPEGPDPGWPEPLRAAVGRMRELTLPLLAGRKPLGSLTLLGAPRSEGADDIALAEEVARRLAIALENARLYERAEEAVRARDEFLAVASHELKTPLTPLRIRIHALERLVARDELASVPREKLVQLLCGAEEQVLRVVGLVDDLLDATRISARRLKLRPEPMDLVASVRAVVERHATELAEARCAVHVDAPDEARGVWDRLRVEQVITNLLLNAAKYAPGTRVDVRVRSDGARACVAVHDGGAGISPEDQERIFLPFERAARYLEVSGFGLGLFIVRQIVEAHGGRVTLASAPGQGTTFTIELPRATAPPPA, encoded by the coding sequence GTGGGTGACCTCGGCGTCCCGGCCGCCATCGTCGGCGCGTACTTGGCCGCCCTCTTCGGCGTCGCGGCGTGGGCGGAGCGGCCCGCCGGCCGCAGGCTGGCGGCCACGCCGCTCGTCTACGCGCTCTCCATGGGCGTGTACGCGACCACGTGGACGTTCTACGGCAGCGTCGGCTTCGCCGCCGAGAACGGGGTCCTCTTCCTCACCGTGTACCTCGGCCCCACGCTCTGCGCGATCGCGTGGTGGTGGACGGTCCGCAAGCTCATCCGGATCAAGGCGGAGTACCGCGTGACCGGGCTGCCCGATCTCCTCGCCCTGCGCTACGAGCGATCGCACCGGGTGTCACTGCTCGCCACCGGCCTGCTCGTGGTCGGGCTCGTGCCCTACCTCGCGCTCCAGCTGAAGACGCTGTCGGCGACGCTCGGCCTCGTGGCGGGCGGGACCGGTGCGCTCGCGTACCCGCGGGTCGGAGATCGCGTCGGCCCGCCGCTGGTCGCCTTGCTCGTGCTGTTCACGGTGCTGTTCGGGCTGAGGCGGGTCCGCCCGACGGAGCGCCACCCGGGCCTCATGGTCGCGCTCGCGGCGGAGTCCGCCGTGAAGCTCGTCGCGTTCATCGCCGCCGGCCTGTACGTGACGTACGGTCGCTACGACGGGCTGACCGACGTGTTCCAGCGCGCGGCGGCGGCGCCGGCGCCGCTGGTGCCGGACCTCCTCGGGGGCCAGGGGGTGGTCACCTGGCTGCTGCACCTGCTCGTCGCCGGCGTCGCGGTCGTCCTCCTGCCGCGCCAGTTCCACGTCGCGGTCGTCGAGGCCTCCGACGAGCGCCACCTGCGCACCGCGATGTGGCTGTTCCCGGCCTACCTGCTCGCGATGAACGTCTTCGTCCTGCCGATCGCCCTCGGCGGGCTCCTCCTCGGCCTCCCCGTGGCGCAGGCGGACTCGTTCGTCCTGTCGCTGCCGCTCGAGGAGGGACGCAACGCGCTCTCGTGGCTCGTCTTCCTCGGCGGGTTCTCCGCGGGGACGGGGATGATCATCGTCGAGACGACGGCGCTGGCCACGATGATCTCGAACGACGTGGTGGTGCCAGCCGCCGACCGGTTCCGTCCGCTCGCGGGCCTGGGCCGGCACCTCCGGCCCGTGCGGTGGGTCAGCGCCGCGGCGATCCTCGCCGCCGCGTTCGCGTACGAGCGCGCGTTCGGCGCGCAGTACTCGCTCGCGTCGATCGGGTTCGTGTCCTTCGTGGCGGTGCTCCAGCTCGCGCCCGCGGTGGTGGGGGTCCTCTTCTGGCCGGGCGCGAGCCGCACCGGCGCCGTCGCCGGCATGTCCCTGGGGATCGCGGCGTGGGTGTACACGCTCGTGGTGCCGGTCCTGGCGCGCTCCGGATGGCTCCCGGAGTCGATCCTCACCCTGGGGCCGTTCGGGATCGAGCCGCTCCGTCCCGAGGGGCTCCTCGACGTGCACCTCGACGCCGTCTCCCACGCGGTGCTGTGGACGCTGGTCCTGAACGGCGGCGCGTTCGCCGTGGGGTCGCTCCTGTTCCCGCCCTCGTCCGAGGAGCTCGCCCGGGCCGAGCGCATCGTCGGCCTCCGCGCCCCGCCGCTCGCGCGCGACGCGGACGAGAGCCCGAGGGTGGCGCGCGTCGAGGACAAGCGCGCCGCCGCAGCGGCGCTCCTCGCGCGGTACCACGGAGAGGAGGACGGCGCCCGCCTCGCCGAGGAGTGCCTCGCCCGGGCAGGCGCGCCGCGGGAGGGCGGGCTCTCGGCGATCCAGCTCGCGCAGCTGCAGGCCGAGGTCGAGACGACGCTCGCCGCCGCCATCGGCAGCGCCGGCGCGCACGCGGCGCTCCGGCGCAACCCGCTCGTGCTCCCCGAGGAGTCCCGCGCCATCTCGGCGGCGTACGCCGAGATCCTCACCTCGCTCCAGGTCTCGCCCGCCGAGCTCGAGCGCAAGCGGGAGTACCACCGCGAGCGCGAGCGACTCCTCCTCCACGAGGCCGAGGCGCAGCGGCTCCTCGCGGAGATCAGCGGCCGGCTCGGCGCGTCGCTCGCGCTCGAGGACGTGGCGCGCGCGGCGGTGCGGCTGCCGGTCCCGCAGCTCGCGCAGGCGGCGGTGCTGTGGCTCGCCCCCGCCGGCGGGAGGCCGGGGCGAGCGTGGGTGGCGCACCCCGATCCGGAGCGCGAGGGGGCGGCGCGGGAGGCGGCGGAGCGCGCGGCGGCGCACCTCGAGGAGGTGACGAGCGTCTCGCGCGCGCTCGCGACGGGGCGGCCCGTCGTGCGCCCGGAGGGGCCGGATCCGGGGTGGCCGGAGCCGCTGCGCGCGGCGGTCGGGCGCATGCGCGAGCTGACGCTGCCGCTGCTCGCCGGCCGGAAGCCCCTCGGCTCGCTCACGCTCCTCGGTGCGCCGCGGTCGGAGGGCGCGGACGACATCGCCCTCGCGGAGGAGGTCGCGCGGAGGCTCGCCATCGCGCTCGAGAACGCCCGCCTCTACGAGCGCGCGGAGGAGGCGGTGCGGGCGCGCGACGAGTTCCTCGCCGTGGCCTCGCACGAGCTGAAGACCCCGCTCACGCCGCTCCGGATCCGGATCCACGCCCTCGAGCGGCTCGTCGCGCGGGACGAGCTCGCGAGCGTCCCCCGCGAGAAGCTCGTCCAGCTCCTCTGCGGCGCCGAGGAGCAGGTGCTGCGCGTCGTGGGCCTCGTCGACGATCTGCTCGACGCCACTCGCATCTCCGCCCGGCGGCTGAAGCTCCGGCCCGAGCCGATGGACCTGGTGGCGAGCGTGCGCGCGGTCGTCGAGCGCCACGCGACGGAGCTCGCCGAGGCGCGCTGCGCGGTCCACGTGGACGCGCCCGACGAGGCGCGGGGCGTCTGGGACCGCCTGCGGGTGGAGCAGGTGATCACGAACCTCCTGCTCAACGCGGCGAAGTACGCGCCGGGGACGCGCGTGGACGTGCGCGTTCGATCCGACGGCGCGCGCGCCTGCGTCGCGGTGCACGACGGGGGGGCCGGCATCTCGCCGGAGGATCAGGAGCGCATCTTCCTGCCCTTCGAGCGGGCCGCGCGCTACCTGGAGGTGAGCGGGTTCGGGCTCGGGCTGTTCATCGTGCGCCAGATCGTCGAGGCGCACGGGGGCCGCGTGACGCTCGCGAGCGCCCCCGGGCAGGGGACGACGTTCACGATCGAGCTGCCGCGCGCCACCGCGCCGCCCCCTGCGTGA
- a CDS encoding radical SAM protein — MPKLLFADDRGNVYDHPELDAAVRSGDAATGTRERPIDLPEGASLCMLPGRRPVGIDPSSGALVVLHEIKLGRRRVKPHAVGATLPPGYTRTFLPAAARAALPTTGEAPILPQWAYTAAALGPRGPVAWALHTDRRSHWSPTAHSTEDLPELVERTLEETDNPIYRQLARCALEWRCFTAQNTFYARDEGAIPASASCNASCVGCLSEQQEGMPPSSHERIARPPTAEEMAEVALRHLARATGRIMVSFGQGCEGEPLTRWKEIERALRRVRAETRRGSLHANTNGSLPDALGRLIDAGLDSVRISTNSASPDLYAAYYRPSGYGLADVVRSIRVAKERGAYVALNLLTFPGVTDREGEAERLCRLVAETGVDQVQTRPLALDPDVYVELSRGLGGGGPALGIRRLVAELKRARPGLVVGNFSRARRERAKPERRARRGRPEAR, encoded by the coding sequence ATGCCGAAGCTCCTCTTCGCGGACGATCGCGGGAACGTCTACGACCACCCCGAGCTGGACGCGGCCGTCCGCAGCGGTGACGCTGCGACCGGCACGCGCGAGCGGCCGATCGACCTGCCGGAGGGCGCGTCGCTCTGCATGCTCCCGGGGCGCCGCCCGGTCGGGATCGACCCGTCCTCCGGCGCGCTGGTCGTCCTCCACGAGATCAAGCTGGGGCGCAGGCGGGTGAAGCCGCACGCGGTGGGCGCCACCCTGCCGCCCGGATACACCCGGACGTTCCTGCCCGCGGCGGCCCGCGCCGCGCTCCCGACGACAGGGGAGGCGCCGATCCTGCCGCAGTGGGCGTACACCGCCGCGGCGCTCGGTCCGCGCGGGCCGGTCGCCTGGGCGCTGCACACCGATCGCCGAAGCCACTGGAGCCCGACGGCGCACTCGACCGAGGACCTGCCGGAGCTGGTGGAGCGCACCCTCGAGGAGACGGACAACCCGATCTACCGGCAGCTCGCGCGCTGCGCCCTCGAGTGGCGCTGCTTCACCGCGCAGAACACGTTCTACGCGCGCGACGAGGGGGCGATCCCCGCGTCCGCCTCGTGCAACGCCTCCTGCGTGGGCTGCCTCTCCGAGCAGCAGGAAGGGATGCCGCCGTCGAGCCACGAGCGCATCGCCCGCCCCCCGACCGCGGAGGAGATGGCGGAGGTGGCGCTCCGGCACCTCGCCCGCGCGACCGGGCGCATCATGGTGAGCTTCGGGCAGGGGTGCGAGGGGGAGCCGCTCACGCGCTGGAAGGAGATCGAGCGGGCGCTGCGGCGCGTGCGGGCGGAGACGCGCCGCGGCTCCCTGCACGCGAACACGAACGGCTCGCTCCCGGACGCGTTGGGACGCCTGATCGACGCCGGGCTCGACTCGGTGCGGATCTCGACGAACTCGGCCTCGCCGGATCTCTACGCGGCGTACTACCGGCCGAGCGGCTACGGGCTGGCGGACGTGGTCCGCTCGATCCGCGTCGCGAAGGAGAGGGGCGCCTACGTCGCCCTGAACCTGCTCACCTTCCCCGGCGTCACCGACCGCGAGGGCGAGGCGGAGCGGCTCTGCCGGCTGGTCGCGGAGACGGGCGTGGACCAGGTGCAGACGCGGCCGCTGGCGCTCGATCCCGACGTGTACGTCGAGCTCTCGCGCGGCCTGGGCGGCGGCGGGCCGGCCCTCGGGATCCGCCGGCTCGTCGCGGAGCTGAAGCGGGCGCGGCCGGGGCTGGTGGTGGGGAACTTCTCACGCGCGCGGCGAGAGCGCGCGAAGCCGGAGCGCCGCGCGCGGCGGGGCCGGCCGGAGGCGCGATGA
- a CDS encoding sigma-70 family RNA polymerase sigma factor yields the protein MFDLRQTDLTRGEFEELALKHLDPLYSAALRLTKNDRDAEDLVQDTFLRAYRFFDKFERGTNMKAWLFKILTNTFINRYRRSVKERNIVEGSERDAVHERFVSREAAEFAANPEQYFFDRLLSDDVLKAVDSLPIDFRLVVILADLQEFSYKEIAEILDVPVGTVMSRLYRGRRLLQKALASYAVLSGVLQEVGEDGSIDLETYRKRRGKSA from the coding sequence ATGTTCGATCTGAGACAGACCGACCTCACGCGTGGCGAGTTCGAGGAGCTCGCGCTCAAGCACCTCGATCCCCTCTACTCCGCGGCGCTGCGCCTCACGAAGAACGATCGTGACGCCGAGGATCTCGTCCAGGACACCTTCCTCCGCGCCTACCGCTTCTTCGACAAGTTCGAGCGCGGAACGAACATGAAGGCGTGGCTGTTCAAGATCCTCACGAACACCTTCATCAACCGATACCGGCGATCGGTGAAGGAGCGGAACATCGTCGAGGGCTCGGAGCGCGACGCCGTGCACGAGCGCTTCGTGTCGAGAGAGGCGGCGGAGTTCGCCGCGAACCCGGAGCAGTACTTCTTCGACCGGCTGCTGTCCGACGACGTGCTCAAGGCCGTCGACTCGCTCCCCATCGACTTCCGGCTCGTCGTGATCCTCGCGGACCTCCAGGAGTTCTCGTACAAGGAGATCGCCGAGATCCTCGACGTCCCCGTCGGCACCGTGATGAGCCGGCTCTACCGCGGGCGCCGCCTGCTCCAGAAGGCGCTGGCGAGCTACGCGGTGCTGTCCGGCGTGCTGCAGGAGGTCGGTGAGGACGGCAGCATCGATCTCGAGACGTACCGGAAGCGCCGCGGAAAGTCGGCGTAA
- the coaBC gene encoding bifunctional phosphopantothenoylcysteine decarboxylase/phosphopantothenate--cysteine ligase CoaBC: MNFRNRTVLLCVGGGIAAYKACEVARLVVKGGGTVRVAMTPAATRFVGPLTFQAISGAPVLVDLLDPAADLAYGHLGLARVADLAVVAPATADLIARIRAGMGDDGVTTTLLAVTCPVLLAPAMNTRMWGNAAVQENLAALRARGMHVVGPEAGELADGDVGEGRLADPAKIALAAARLLGRQDLAGRRVLVTAGPTREPIDPVRFISNPSTGKMGYAVAAVAARRGADVTLVSGPTGLADPAGARVVRVETAEQMAEAVDAATDGMDVFVGAAAVSDYRPRDVAAQKRKKSAGDETLVLARTPDILAGLGARLAGRPDAPVLVGFAAETEDVIAHAREKLKAKRCDVVVANKVGAPGTGFGSDTNRVALVSADELAEIEGPKEQVAEAILDWILPVLDARRPRGG; this comes from the coding sequence ATGAACTTCCGAAACCGCACGGTGCTCCTGTGCGTCGGCGGCGGCATCGCCGCGTACAAGGCCTGCGAGGTCGCTCGCCTGGTCGTGAAGGGCGGCGGGACGGTGCGCGTGGCGATGACGCCGGCGGCGACCCGCTTCGTCGGGCCGCTCACGTTCCAGGCGATCTCCGGCGCGCCCGTGCTGGTCGACCTGCTCGACCCGGCGGCGGATCTCGCCTACGGGCACCTCGGCCTGGCCCGCGTGGCGGACCTCGCCGTCGTCGCGCCGGCCACGGCGGACCTCATCGCGCGCATCCGGGCGGGGATGGGCGACGACGGGGTCACGACGACGCTGCTCGCCGTCACCTGCCCGGTGCTCCTCGCGCCGGCGATGAACACGCGCATGTGGGGAAACGCGGCGGTGCAGGAGAACCTCGCGGCGCTCCGCGCCCGCGGGATGCACGTCGTCGGCCCCGAGGCCGGGGAGCTCGCCGACGGCGACGTCGGGGAGGGGCGCCTCGCCGATCCGGCGAAGATCGCCCTCGCGGCGGCGCGCCTCCTGGGCCGGCAGGACCTGGCCGGCCGGCGCGTGCTCGTCACGGCCGGGCCGACGCGCGAGCCGATCGACCCGGTGCGCTTCATCTCGAACCCCTCGACCGGGAAGATGGGCTACGCCGTCGCGGCGGTGGCGGCGCGGCGCGGCGCGGACGTGACGCTCGTCTCCGGCCCCACCGGGCTCGCGGACCCCGCGGGCGCGCGGGTGGTGCGCGTCGAGACCGCCGAGCAGATGGCCGAGGCGGTGGACGCGGCGACGGACGGGATGGACGTCTTCGTCGGCGCGGCGGCCGTCTCCGACTACCGGCCCCGCGACGTCGCGGCGCAGAAGCGCAAGAAGTCCGCGGGCGACGAGACGCTCGTGCTGGCGCGCACCCCGGACATCCTCGCGGGGCTCGGCGCGCGGCTGGCGGGGCGCCCCGACGCGCCGGTGCTGGTCGGGTTCGCGGCCGAGACCGAGGACGTCATCGCCCACGCGCGCGAGAAGCTGAAGGCGAAGCGCTGCGACGTCGTGGTCGCGAACAAGGTCGGCGCGCCAGGGACAGGCTTCGGCTCGGACACCAACCGCGTGGCGCTGGTCTCCGCGGACGAGCTCGCGGAGATCGAGGGCCCCAAGGAGCAGGTCGCCGAGGCCATCCTGGACTGGATCCTGCCGGTGCTGGACGCGCGTCGCCCGCGCGGGGGGTGA
- a CDS encoding response regulator, whose amino-acid sequence METLDILVVDDDADIREALGLALELEGYSVGLARDGGAAWALLAGGARPALVLLDLAMPVLDGAALLARIRADDRLRHLCVVLVTAFASPADATRAQADGVLHKPVSLSDVLALVTSTCGDRVAERP is encoded by the coding sequence ATGGAGACCCTCGACATCCTCGTAGTCGACGACGACGCGGACATCCGCGAGGCCCTCGGCCTCGCGCTGGAGCTCGAGGGGTACAGCGTCGGGCTCGCGCGCGACGGCGGCGCCGCCTGGGCGCTCCTCGCCGGCGGCGCGAGGCCCGCGCTCGTGCTGCTCGATCTCGCCATGCCCGTGCTCGACGGGGCGGCGCTGCTCGCGCGCATCCGCGCCGACGACCGCCTTCGCCACCTGTGCGTCGTCCTCGTCACGGCGTTCGCGTCGCCGGCGGACGCGACCCGCGCGCAGGCGGACGGGGTGCTCCACAAGCCGGTGAGCCTGTCGGACGTCCTCGCCCTGGTGACGTCGACCTGCGGCGACCGGGTCGCGGAGCGGCCGTGA